The Buchnera aphidicola (Microlophium carnosum) sequence GCATTATCATATGAAAATTCGTCCATTGCATGATCGTGTGCTTGTTAAGCGTCAAGAAGTCGAATCAAAATCTGCAGGTGGAATTGTATTAACAGGTTCTGCTGCAGGAAAATCGACTCGAGGAACAGTTACTGCTGTCGGAAAAGGTCGTGTTTTAGATAATGGAGACATTAAATCATTAGATGTTAAAGTAGGAGATGTTGTTATTTTTAATGAAGGTTATGGTGCAAAAACAGAAAAAATTGATAACGAAGAATTATTGATTTTAACTGAAAGTGACATTTTAGCAATTGTTGAAGAGTAAACTATATGCTATATCCATTGAAAAATTTATTTAAGGGAATGTCAAATGGCCGCTAAAGATGTGAAATTCGGAAATGAAGCTCGAATTAAAATGCTTCGTGGAGTTAATGTATTAGCAGATGCAGTTAAAGTAACTTTAGGGCCAAAAGGTAGAAATGTTGTTCTAGATAAATCTTTTGGAGCGCCTAGCATTACTAAAGATGGTGTATCAGTAGCTCGTGAAATTGAATTAGAAGATAAATTCGAGAACATGGGAGCACAAATGGTAAAAGAAGTTGCATCAAAAGCAAATGATGCAGCAGGTGATGGTACTACAACAGCAACATTATTAGCGCAATCTATAGTAAATGAAGGTTTAAAAGCAGTAGCAGCTGGTATGAATCCAATGGATCTTAAACGTGGTATCGATAAAGCTGTTATTAGTGCTGTAGAAGAATTAAAAGATTTATCTGTACCATGTTCTGATTCTAAAGCAATTACACAAGTTGGAACTATCTCTGCAAATGCAGATGAAAAAGTTGGTTCTTTAATTGCAGAAGCAATGGAAAAAGTTGGAAATGACGGAGTAATTACAGTAGAAGAAGGTACTGGTCTGCAAGATGAACTTGAAGTTGTTAAAGGTATGCAATTTGATCGAGGTTATTTATCTCCATATTTTATTAATAAACCAGAAACAGGTATTGTTGAATTAGAAAACCCATATATTTTAATGGCTGATAAAAAAATATCTAATGTTCGTGAAATGTTACCAATATTAGAATCTGTTGCAAAATCAGGAAAACCATTGTTGATTATTTCAGAAGATTTAGAAGGTGAAGCTTTAGCTACGTTAGTAGTCAATTCTATGAGAGGAATTGTGAAAGTAGCTGCAGTAAAAGCTCCTGGATTTGGTGATCGTCGAAAAGCCATGCTGCAAGATATTTCAATTCTTACTGGTGGTTCTGTTATTTCTGAAGAATTAGCTATGGAATTAGAAAAATCTACCTTAGAAGACTTAGGACAAGCAAAACGTGTTGTTATTAGTAAAGATACCACAACTATAATTGGTGGTGTAGGAGAAAAACACTCAATTCAAAGCAGAATTAGTCAAATTCGTCAAGAAATACACGAAGCTACTTCTGATTATGATAAAGAAAAATTAAATGAGCGTTTAGCTAAATTATCTGGAGGAGTTGCAGTACTTAAAGTAGGTGCAGCTACAGAAGTAGAAATGAAAGAAAAGAAAGCTCGTGTAGAAGATGCATTACATGCTACTCGCGCAGCTGTAGAAGAAGGTGTGGTCGCTGGTGGTGGTGTTGCATTAGTACGAGTAGCAGGAAAATTATCTAATTTACGCGGTCAAAATGAAGACCAAAATGTAGGAATTCGTGTAGCTCTACGTGCCATGGAAGCTCCATTACGTCAAATTGTCTCTAATTCCGGTGAAGAACCTTCCGTAGTTACTAATAATGTTAAAGATGGAAAAGATAACTATGGTTACAATGCTGCTACCGATGAATATGGTGATATGATAGATTTTGGTATATTAGATCCTACTAAAGTTACACGTTCTGCTTTACAATACGCCGCTTCTGTTGCTGGTTTAATGATAACAACAGAATGTATGGTGACTGATTTACCGAAAGAAGATAAAGCTTCTGAATCCAGTTCTTCTCCTGCAGGAGGAATGGGCGGTATGGGTGGAATGATGTAATAAGGGATTATGTTTTTCTATAGTAATTTTGGATTATTTTAAAAATATCTTTCCTCAAAATAATTATTTTGAGGAAAGTTTCTTTATATTTATTGAACATAAAATTTTTTTAATCAAACTAATTTTTTAACAATAGAATAAAATTTATATAAAATACTATTTGTAATAGTATACTTGTATAAAATAATTTTTTGTATAAAGTTAATATGAGACGGAAAGACAAGTATAGATTATAATTTATAATATTTTTTATTATTTAATTTTTTATTTTATATATATGTTTATCCCTGTTAATCTATTATATTTATTATTTTATTTTTATATACAATTCTTTTTCAGAATAACATCTATTATTTATAACATAATTCATTTATATAATATGTCAGTTAATTTTCTTAGAATAATTCTTTTAGATAATCTAGTGGATTTTTTATTTTTTACAGATCTTTAACAAATTTAAAATATTTTTAAAATTCTTAGTAATTTTTGTAAAAAATTACAGAATAATTTTATATGAGCAGTTATATTTTTATGGCAATAGAGGTTTTC is a genomic window containing:
- the groL gene encoding chaperonin GroEL (60 kDa chaperone family; promotes refolding of misfolded polypeptides especially under stressful conditions; forms two stacked rings of heptamers to form a barrel-shaped 14mer; ends can be capped by GroES; misfolded proteins enter the barrel where they are refolded when GroES binds) encodes the protein MAAKDVKFGNEARIKMLRGVNVLADAVKVTLGPKGRNVVLDKSFGAPSITKDGVSVAREIELEDKFENMGAQMVKEVASKANDAAGDGTTTATLLAQSIVNEGLKAVAAGMNPMDLKRGIDKAVISAVEELKDLSVPCSDSKAITQVGTISANADEKVGSLIAEAMEKVGNDGVITVEEGTGLQDELEVVKGMQFDRGYLSPYFINKPETGIVELENPYILMADKKISNVREMLPILESVAKSGKPLLIISEDLEGEALATLVVNSMRGIVKVAAVKAPGFGDRRKAMLQDISILTGGSVISEELAMELEKSTLEDLGQAKRVVISKDTTTIIGGVGEKHSIQSRISQIRQEIHEATSDYDKEKLNERLAKLSGGVAVLKVGAATEVEMKEKKARVEDALHATRAAVEEGVVAGGGVALVRVAGKLSNLRGQNEDQNVGIRVALRAMEAPLRQIVSNSGEEPSVVTNNVKDGKDNYGYNAATDEYGDMIDFGILDPTKVTRSALQYAASVAGLMITTECMVTDLPKEDKASESSSSPAGGMGGMGGMM
- a CDS encoding co-chaperone GroES; the protein is MKIRPLHDRVLVKRQEVESKSAGGIVLTGSAAGKSTRGTVTAVGKGRVLDNGDIKSLDVKVGDVVIFNEGYGAKTEKIDNEELLILTESDILAIVEE